Proteins encoded together in one Coffea arabica cultivar ET-39 chromosome 2c, Coffea Arabica ET-39 HiFi, whole genome shotgun sequence window:
- the LOC113725632 gene encoding uncharacterized protein — MATSATVSISALSNIQGGETRERKGNINSAKDKGRRELLFSAAATVAQVTDSRTDLLKKYLKKSEENKTKNDKERLDSYYKRNYKDYFGLLEGTLKQKKEQLSESEKGILEWLEKNK; from the exons ATGGCTACATCTGCTACAGTTAGCATTTCAGCTTTATCTAATATACAAGGAGGTGAAAccagagaaagaaaagggaacATAAACAGTGCAAAAGACAAGGGAAGAAGAGAGCTGCTCTTTTCTGCTGCTGCGACAGTTGCTCAAGTAACTGATTCCAGGACCGACCTGCTTAAAA AATATTTGAAGAAATCCGAAGAAAACAAGACCAAAAATGACAAAGAG AGACTGGATAGTTACTACAAGCGCAACTACAAAGATTACTTTGGCTTGCTGGAAGGGACTCTGAAGCAGAAGAAAGAACAGCTTTCTGAATCAGAGAAGGGCATACTTGAGTGGCTTGAAAAGAACAAATGA
- the LOC113721588 gene encoding inositol oxygenase 1-like isoform X1, whose protein sequence is MTINAEQHNHAGSEVEDKKTDSVADDLFSDSGVVVPKSAANDGFVVPGSNAFGNSFRDYHAETERKKIVEELYRLSHINQTYDFVKKMREAYKKMDRVEMSIWECCELLNDVVDDSDPDLDEPQMEHLLQTAEAIRRDYPDEDWLHLTGLIHDLGKVLLLPSFGGLPQWAVVGDTFPLGCAFDESIVHHEFFKDSPDYNNPAYNTKHGVYTEGCGLESVLMSWGHDDYMYLVAKENKTTLPPAALFIIRYHSFYALHKAGAYKHLMNEEDVENLKWLQIFNKYDLYSKSKVRIDVEKVKPYYQSLIEKYFPSKLKW, encoded by the exons ATGACTATCAACGCCGAGCAACATAACCATG CAGGGTCTGAAGTAGAGGATAAAAAGACAGATTCCGTCGCTGATGATCTCTTCTCAGACAGTGGAGTCGTGGTTCCAAAGAGTGCGGCAAATGATGGATTTGTTGTGCCTGGAAGCAATGCATTTGGCAACTCATTTAG GGATTATCATGCAGAAACCGAAAGGAAGAAAATAGTTGAAGAATTATATCGACTCAGCCACATTAACCAGACCTATGACTTT GTGAAGAAAATGAGGGAAGCTTATAAGAAAATGGACAGGGTGGAGATGAGCATATGGGAGTGCTGTGAACTGCTTAATGATGTCGTGGATGATAGTGATCCTGACTTGGATGAGCCACAGATGGAGCACTTGCTCCAAACTGCTGAAGCTATCAGAAGAGACTATCCAGATGAAGATTGGTTGCACCTAACTGGCCTAATCCATG ACCTCGGCAAAGTGCTTCTCCTGCCTAGTTTTGGAGGGCTTCCACAGTGGGCTGTTGTGG GTGACACATTTCCCCTCGGCTGTGCATTTGATGAGTCAATCGTTCATCATGAG TTTTTCAAGGACAGCCCTGACTATAACAACCCTGCTTACAACACCAAACATGGAGTGTATACTGAAGGATGCGGGCTGGAAAGTGTTCTGATGTCTTGGGGGCACGATGACTATATGTACTTG GTggccaaagaaaacaaaactaccTTACCACCTGCAGCATTGTTCATCATCCGATACCATTCCTTTTACG CCTTGCACAAGGCTGGTGCATACAAGCACCTGATGAATGAGGAGGATGTTGAAAATCTGAAATGGCTCCAGATATTCAA CAAATACGATCTGTACAGCAAAAGTAAAGTCAGGATTGATGTGGAGAAGGTCAAGCCATATTATCAATCCCTCATTGAGAAG TACTTTCCTTCCAAGCTCAAATGGTGA
- the LOC113721588 gene encoding inositol oxygenase 1-like isoform X2, with product MTINAEQHNHGSEVEDKKTDSVADDLFSDSGVVVPKSAANDGFVVPGSNAFGNSFRDYHAETERKKIVEELYRLSHINQTYDFVKKMREAYKKMDRVEMSIWECCELLNDVVDDSDPDLDEPQMEHLLQTAEAIRRDYPDEDWLHLTGLIHDLGKVLLLPSFGGLPQWAVVGDTFPLGCAFDESIVHHEFFKDSPDYNNPAYNTKHGVYTEGCGLESVLMSWGHDDYMYLVAKENKTTLPPAALFIIRYHSFYALHKAGAYKHLMNEEDVENLKWLQIFNKYDLYSKSKVRIDVEKVKPYYQSLIEKYFPSKLKW from the exons ATGACTATCAACGCCGAGCAACATAACCATG GGTCTGAAGTAGAGGATAAAAAGACAGATTCCGTCGCTGATGATCTCTTCTCAGACAGTGGAGTCGTGGTTCCAAAGAGTGCGGCAAATGATGGATTTGTTGTGCCTGGAAGCAATGCATTTGGCAACTCATTTAG GGATTATCATGCAGAAACCGAAAGGAAGAAAATAGTTGAAGAATTATATCGACTCAGCCACATTAACCAGACCTATGACTTT GTGAAGAAAATGAGGGAAGCTTATAAGAAAATGGACAGGGTGGAGATGAGCATATGGGAGTGCTGTGAACTGCTTAATGATGTCGTGGATGATAGTGATCCTGACTTGGATGAGCCACAGATGGAGCACTTGCTCCAAACTGCTGAAGCTATCAGAAGAGACTATCCAGATGAAGATTGGTTGCACCTAACTGGCCTAATCCATG ACCTCGGCAAAGTGCTTCTCCTGCCTAGTTTTGGAGGGCTTCCACAGTGGGCTGTTGTGG GTGACACATTTCCCCTCGGCTGTGCATTTGATGAGTCAATCGTTCATCATGAG TTTTTCAAGGACAGCCCTGACTATAACAACCCTGCTTACAACACCAAACATGGAGTGTATACTGAAGGATGCGGGCTGGAAAGTGTTCTGATGTCTTGGGGGCACGATGACTATATGTACTTG GTggccaaagaaaacaaaactaccTTACCACCTGCAGCATTGTTCATCATCCGATACCATTCCTTTTACG CCTTGCACAAGGCTGGTGCATACAAGCACCTGATGAATGAGGAGGATGTTGAAAATCTGAAATGGCTCCAGATATTCAA CAAATACGATCTGTACAGCAAAAGTAAAGTCAGGATTGATGTGGAGAAGGTCAAGCCATATTATCAATCCCTCATTGAGAAG TACTTTCCTTCCAAGCTCAAATGGTGA
- the LOC113721614 gene encoding protein CHROMOSOME TRANSMISSION FIDELITY 7 — MLVGMRQMRSFTRNCIRTTLMASNSRAGKMKELLACLQVEKVLQMMEVELGSGSLIHMLCKVYLFIVHQRIAACPVLEPISKAYRAVSKSGTSRNQENAGSENNKQDSYLLKMGGNNLQRQVVKKPPKQLSLIGLCMF, encoded by the exons ATGCTTGTGGGGATGAGGCAGATGAGAAGCTTCACAAGGAATTGCATAAGGACTACCCTCATGGCATCAAATTCAAG GgctggaaaaatgaaagagTTGTTAGCATGCCTTCAG GTTGAAAAGGTTCTGCAAATGATGGAGGTTGAATTAGGAAGTGGAAGTCTGATCCACATGTTATGCAAG GTGTATCTGTTTATAGTCCATCAGAGAATTGCTGCTTGCCCTGTACTGGAACCAATATCAAAAGCCTACAGAGCTGTATCAAAATCAGGGACTTCAAGAAACCAGGAAAATGCGGGTTCCGAGAATAATAAACAAGACTCATATTTACTCAAAATGGGAGGAAACAATTTGCAGAGGCAAGTTGTAAAGAAGCCTCCTAAACAACTATCTTTGATCGGTCTTTGTATGTTTTAG
- the LOC113725633 gene encoding nudix hydrolase 26, chloroplastic-like, with protein sequence MCHRTVVISTKQRGQFQSIRFSIDGKDETPIKSRVGLRASVMALCLCRYIILCCHPRHRHQALSATPRNNNFSSLYCPPNRCQKFTSALSIDPHHRHKRFRASFCAQSLSIMQNPPQGYRRNVGICLMNPSSKKIFAASRLDIPDAWQMPQGGIDESEDPRTAAARELREETGVTTADVVAEVPYWLTYDFPPAVREKLNRQWGSDWKGQAQKWFLFKFNGNDDEINLLGDGTEKAEFGEWAWMSAEQVINHAVDFKKPVYEEVLSVFSTYLQ encoded by the exons ATGTGCCATCGAACAGTTGTAATTTCCACAAAACAGAGGGGTCAATTTCAAAGTATCAGATTCTCCATTGATGGAAAAGATGAGACGCCCATCAAGAGTAGAGTGGGCTTGCGAGCGAGTGTGATGGCTTTATGTTTGTGCCGATACATCATCCTATGCTGCCATCCTCGGCACCGCCATCAAGCCCTCTCTGCCACTCCAAGAAATAACAATTTCTCTTCGCTTTATTGTCCTCCAAATCGCTGCCAAAAATTTACTTCTGCCCTCTCGATTGATCCTCATCATCGTCATAAACGCTTCAGAGCTTCATTTTGTGCTCAATCATTATCAATCATGCAAAACCCGCCTCAAGGTTATAGAAGAAACGTTGGTATTTGTCTCATGAATCCCTCTTCTAAAAAG ATTTTTGCAGCATCAAGACTTGACATACCTGACGCCTGGCAAATGCCTCAG GGAGGGATTGATGAAAGTGAAGATCCAAGAACTGCAGCTGCAAGGGAATTGAGAGAAGAAACAGGAGTTACTACAGCAGATGTTGTTGCTGAG GTGCCTTATTGGTTGACTTATGATTTCCCTCCAGCTGTGCGGGAGAAACTAAATCGTCAATGGGGATCAGACTGGAAAGGTCAAGCTCAGAAATG gtttcttttcaaattcaatggAAATGATGATGAAATCAATCTTTTGGGTGATGGTACTGAGAAGGCTGAATTTGGAGAATGGGCATGGATGTCAGCAGAACAAGTAATTAATCAT GCAGTGGATTTCAAGAAACCTGTTTATGAGGAAGTTTTGTCTGTTTTCTCAACATATCTGCAGTAA
- the LOC113725635 gene encoding exocyst complex component EXO70A1-like isoform X1 — translation MGVPWGSGGGAGGAGLLSERAATMRESLLKSQSITDNMVSILGSFDHRLSALETAMRPTQIRTHAIRRAHENIDRTLKAAEVILSQFDLTRQAEGKILKGPHEDLETYLVAIEQLRENIRFFSSNKSFKSSDGVLNHANGLLNKAISKLEEEFKQLLSSYSKPVEPDRLFEGLPSSMRPSSGSPGEQPDANGKNPSPNGQHHEHHHANAENAVYTPPTLVPPRVLPLLHDLALQMVQAGHQQQLLKIYSHSGVIRGLGCMPCINKFPKIMRDEMISDQVSLWLFCFPFLHVRDTRSSVLEESLRKLGVEKLSKEDVQKMQWEVLEAKIGNWIHFMRIAVKLLFAGERKVCDQIFEGFESLKDQCFAEVTAGSVAVLLSFGDAIAKSKRSPEKLFVLLDMYEIMRELHSEIETLFRGKACNDIRESALGLTKRLAQTAQETFSDFEEAVEKDATKTAVADGTVHPLTSYVINYVKFLFDYQSTLKQLFQEFENGDGSDSQLAAVTMHIMQALQTNLDGKSKQYKDPALSNLFLMNNIHYMVRSVRRSEAKDLLGDDWVQRHRRIVQQHANQYKRIAWAKILQCLSIQGLTSSGGSGVSADGGNSSGASRAMVKDRLKTFNIQFEELHQRQSQWTVPDTELRDSLKLAVAEVLLPAYRSFLKRFGPLVENGKNPQKYIRYTPEDLDHMLNEFFEGKTLNEPKR, via the exons aTGGGGGTTCCGTGGGGTTCAGGAGGAGGGGCGGGGGGAGCGGGTTTGCTTAGTGAAAGAGCAGCTACCATGAGAGAATCGCTGCTCAAGAGTCAATCTATTACTGATAACATGGTTTCTATTCTGGGTTCCTTTGATCACCGCCTCTCTGCTCTCGAAACCGCCATGCGTCCAACTCAG ATCAGGACTCATGCTATTAGAAGAGCTCATGAGAATATTGACAGGACATTGAAAGCTGCTGAGGTCATTTTGTCCCAGTTTGATCTTACTCGCCAG GCAGAGGGTAAAATACTCAAGGGGCCACATGAAGATCTCGAAACTTATCTTGTTGCAATTGAACAACTAAGAGAAAACATTCGGTTTTTTAGTAGCAATAAAAGTTTTAAGAGTAGTGATGGAGTACTAAACCATGCCAATGGTTTGCTTAACAAGGCCATTTCAAAGCTGGAAGAGGAGTTTAAGCAGCTTCTGTCATCTTACAG CAAGCCTGTCGAACCTGATCGTCTTTTTGAGGGACTTCCTAGTTCAATGCGACCATCATCTGGATCACCAGGAGAGCAGCCTGATGCAAATGGGAAGAACCCTTCACCAAATGGTCAGCACCATGAGCATCATCATGCTAATGCAGAAAATGCTGTTTACACTCCCCCAACTCTTGTACCACCAAGAGTCCTGCCACTGTTGCATGATCTAGCCCTACAAATGGTTCAAGCTGGCCACCAACAGCAGTTACTGAAAATATACAG TCACTCTGGAGTGATCAGGGGACTCGGGTGCATGCCTTGTATCAACAAGTTTCCCAAGATAATGAGGGATGAAATGATAAGTGATCAAGTCTCTCTAtggcttttttgttttccttttctgcaTGTCAG GGATACTCGTTCTTCAGTTTTGGAAGAAAGTCTTCGAAAATTGGGAGTGGAGAAACttagtaaagaggatgttcagAAGATGCAGTGGGAAGTTTTGGAAGCCAAGATTGGGAACTGGATTCATTTTATGCGGATTGCT GTCAAACTGCTATTTGCTGGGGAAAGGAAAGTTTGTGACCAAATATTTGAAGGCTTTGAGTCCCTCAAGGACCAGTGTTTTGCTGAAGTGACAGCTGGGAGTGTTGCAGTTCTCCTTAGTTTTGGTGATGCGATTGCCAAAAGTAAAAGATCTCCTGAAAAATTATTTGTGCTGCTGGATATGTATGAAATCATGCGAGAACTGCACTCTGAG ATTGAAACTCTTTTCAGAGGTAAAGCTTGCAATGATATTAGAGAATCTGCTTTGGGGTTGACAAAGCGCCTTGCCCAGACTGCACAAGAGACCTTCAGTGATTTTGAAGAAGCAGTTGAAAAAGATGCAACAAAAACTGCGGTTGCAGATGGAACTGTCCATCCTTTGACCAGCTATGTGATTAACTATGTGAAGTTCCTATTTGA CTACCAATCAACATTGAAGCAGCTCTTtcaagaatttgaaaatggAGATGGGTCAGATTCTCAATTAGCTGCTGTAACAATGCACATAATGCAGGCTTTACAAACCAATTTGGATGGGAAATCTAAGCAATATAAAGATCCTGCTCTTAGTAACTTGTTTCTTATGAACAACATTCACTACATGGTCAGATCTGTCCGCAG GTCCGAAGCCAAAGACCTGTTGGGGGATGATTGGGTGCAAAGACACAGGAGAATTGTGCAGCAACATGCAAATCAGTATAAGAGGATTGCTTGGGCCAAG ATTCTGCAATGCCTCTCCATACAAGGTCTGACATCGTCAGGTGGTAGTGGTGTAAGTGCTGATGGAGGAAATAGTAGTGGAGCTTCAAGAGCAATGGTGAAAGATAG attGAAGACTTTTAATATTCAATTTGAGGAGCTTCATCAAAGACAATCTCAGTGGACTGTCCCTGATACTGAGCTACGGGACTCTCTGAAACTTGCTGTTGCTGAAGTTTTGCTGCCAGCATACAGATCTTTCCTTAAACGCTTTGG GCCTTTGGTTGAGAATGGTAAAAATCCCCAGAAATATATCAGATACACACCCGAGGATCTCGACCACATGCTTAATGAATTTTTCGAAGGAAAAACGTTAAATGAGCCCAAGCGGTAA
- the LOC113725635 gene encoding exocyst complex component EXO70A1-like isoform X2 yields MGVPWGSGGGAGGAGLLSERAATMRESLLKSQSITDNMVSILGSFDHRLSALETAMRPTQIRTHAIRRAHENIDRTLKAAEVILSQFDLTRQAEGKILKGPHEDLETYLVAIEQLRENIRFFSSNKSFKSSDGVLNHANGLLNKAISKLEEEFKQLLSSYSKPVEPDRLFEGLPSSMRPSSGSPGEQPDANGKNPSPNGQHHEHHHANAENAVYTPPTLVPPRVLPLLHDLALQMVQAGHQQQLLKIYRDTRSSVLEESLRKLGVEKLSKEDVQKMQWEVLEAKIGNWIHFMRIAVKLLFAGERKVCDQIFEGFESLKDQCFAEVTAGSVAVLLSFGDAIAKSKRSPEKLFVLLDMYEIMRELHSEIETLFRGKACNDIRESALGLTKRLAQTAQETFSDFEEAVEKDATKTAVADGTVHPLTSYVINYVKFLFDYQSTLKQLFQEFENGDGSDSQLAAVTMHIMQALQTNLDGKSKQYKDPALSNLFLMNNIHYMVRSVRRSEAKDLLGDDWVQRHRRIVQQHANQYKRIAWAKILQCLSIQGLTSSGGSGVSADGGNSSGASRAMVKDRLKTFNIQFEELHQRQSQWTVPDTELRDSLKLAVAEVLLPAYRSFLKRFGPLVENGKNPQKYIRYTPEDLDHMLNEFFEGKTLNEPKR; encoded by the exons aTGGGGGTTCCGTGGGGTTCAGGAGGAGGGGCGGGGGGAGCGGGTTTGCTTAGTGAAAGAGCAGCTACCATGAGAGAATCGCTGCTCAAGAGTCAATCTATTACTGATAACATGGTTTCTATTCTGGGTTCCTTTGATCACCGCCTCTCTGCTCTCGAAACCGCCATGCGTCCAACTCAG ATCAGGACTCATGCTATTAGAAGAGCTCATGAGAATATTGACAGGACATTGAAAGCTGCTGAGGTCATTTTGTCCCAGTTTGATCTTACTCGCCAG GCAGAGGGTAAAATACTCAAGGGGCCACATGAAGATCTCGAAACTTATCTTGTTGCAATTGAACAACTAAGAGAAAACATTCGGTTTTTTAGTAGCAATAAAAGTTTTAAGAGTAGTGATGGAGTACTAAACCATGCCAATGGTTTGCTTAACAAGGCCATTTCAAAGCTGGAAGAGGAGTTTAAGCAGCTTCTGTCATCTTACAG CAAGCCTGTCGAACCTGATCGTCTTTTTGAGGGACTTCCTAGTTCAATGCGACCATCATCTGGATCACCAGGAGAGCAGCCTGATGCAAATGGGAAGAACCCTTCACCAAATGGTCAGCACCATGAGCATCATCATGCTAATGCAGAAAATGCTGTTTACACTCCCCCAACTCTTGTACCACCAAGAGTCCTGCCACTGTTGCATGATCTAGCCCTACAAATGGTTCAAGCTGGCCACCAACAGCAGTTACTGAAAATATACAG GGATACTCGTTCTTCAGTTTTGGAAGAAAGTCTTCGAAAATTGGGAGTGGAGAAACttagtaaagaggatgttcagAAGATGCAGTGGGAAGTTTTGGAAGCCAAGATTGGGAACTGGATTCATTTTATGCGGATTGCT GTCAAACTGCTATTTGCTGGGGAAAGGAAAGTTTGTGACCAAATATTTGAAGGCTTTGAGTCCCTCAAGGACCAGTGTTTTGCTGAAGTGACAGCTGGGAGTGTTGCAGTTCTCCTTAGTTTTGGTGATGCGATTGCCAAAAGTAAAAGATCTCCTGAAAAATTATTTGTGCTGCTGGATATGTATGAAATCATGCGAGAACTGCACTCTGAG ATTGAAACTCTTTTCAGAGGTAAAGCTTGCAATGATATTAGAGAATCTGCTTTGGGGTTGACAAAGCGCCTTGCCCAGACTGCACAAGAGACCTTCAGTGATTTTGAAGAAGCAGTTGAAAAAGATGCAACAAAAACTGCGGTTGCAGATGGAACTGTCCATCCTTTGACCAGCTATGTGATTAACTATGTGAAGTTCCTATTTGA CTACCAATCAACATTGAAGCAGCTCTTtcaagaatttgaaaatggAGATGGGTCAGATTCTCAATTAGCTGCTGTAACAATGCACATAATGCAGGCTTTACAAACCAATTTGGATGGGAAATCTAAGCAATATAAAGATCCTGCTCTTAGTAACTTGTTTCTTATGAACAACATTCACTACATGGTCAGATCTGTCCGCAG GTCCGAAGCCAAAGACCTGTTGGGGGATGATTGGGTGCAAAGACACAGGAGAATTGTGCAGCAACATGCAAATCAGTATAAGAGGATTGCTTGGGCCAAG ATTCTGCAATGCCTCTCCATACAAGGTCTGACATCGTCAGGTGGTAGTGGTGTAAGTGCTGATGGAGGAAATAGTAGTGGAGCTTCAAGAGCAATGGTGAAAGATAG attGAAGACTTTTAATATTCAATTTGAGGAGCTTCATCAAAGACAATCTCAGTGGACTGTCCCTGATACTGAGCTACGGGACTCTCTGAAACTTGCTGTTGCTGAAGTTTTGCTGCCAGCATACAGATCTTTCCTTAAACGCTTTGG GCCTTTGGTTGAGAATGGTAAAAATCCCCAGAAATATATCAGATACACACCCGAGGATCTCGACCACATGCTTAATGAATTTTTCGAAGGAAAAACGTTAAATGAGCCCAAGCGGTAA
- the LOC113725636 gene encoding uncharacterized protein isoform X2 has product MHSSYISRTHNFLYSRKYNFRFSYPNYCTTTTTSERATMEKYSKDAVGEEAIKDQLREGFAKSACDYDPSNCEFDEILPHLLNIYASHATPQDFDIYAPDATFEDPLMRAQGIKQIKSAFYSIPKVFSESRITEYSIKENVISPRKKEILMDNKQYYKFLGKDIHMISLIKLQIENGKIVRHEDWWDQKPLWNSETVRLPLVGRLAEMTRRASMLVTHCLMRFGKDPSN; this is encoded by the exons ATGCATTCTTCTTATATTTCAAGAACCCACAACTTCCTGTACTCCCGCAAGTACAATTTCCGATTTTCATATCCCAACTActgtactactactactacatcTGAACGCGCCACCATGGAGAAGTACTCCAAAG ATGCTGTTGGTGAGGAGGCGATCAAGGATCAACTGAGGGAAGGCTTTGCCAAAAGTGCCTGCGATTATGATCCTTCCAATTGTGAATTTGATGAGATTCTCCCTCATCTTCTAAACAT CTATGCATCCCATGCCACACCTCAAGATTTTGATATCTATGCTCCTGATGCAACCTTTGAAGACCCACTGATGCGAGCTCAAGG GATAAAGCAGATTAAGTCAGCTTTCTACTCAATTCCCAAG GTTTTCAGTGAGTCAAGAATCACAGAATATAGCATCAAAGAGAATGTAATTTCACCTAGAAAGAAGGAG ATACTCATGGACAACAAGCAGTATTACAAATTTCTGGGGAAAGATATACATATGATATCCCTTATCAAATTGCAGATAGAGAACGGGAAGATCGTTCGACATGAAGATTG GTGGGATCAGAAGCCCCTATGGAACAGTGAGACGGTTCGGCTGCCGCTGGTCGGGCGGCTCGCAGAAATGACTCGCCGGGCCTCAATGTTGGTTACTCATTGTCTGATGCGGTTTGGTAAGGATCCAAGCAATTGA
- the LOC113725636 gene encoding uncharacterized protein isoform X1, with translation MHSSYISRTHNFLYSRKYNFRFSYPNYCTTTTTSERATMEKYSKDAVGEEAIKDQLREGFAKSACDYDPSNCEFDEILPHLLNIYASHATPQDFDIYAPDATFEDPLMRAQGIKQIKSAFYSIPKVFSESRITEYSIKENVISPRKKEILMDNKQYYKFLGKDIHMISLIKLQIENGKIVRHEDCFASHSTTISSTTAGDYPRLLGTFSCEMWIAGGIRSPYGTVRRFGCRWSGGSQK, from the exons ATGCATTCTTCTTATATTTCAAGAACCCACAACTTCCTGTACTCCCGCAAGTACAATTTCCGATTTTCATATCCCAACTActgtactactactactacatcTGAACGCGCCACCATGGAGAAGTACTCCAAAG ATGCTGTTGGTGAGGAGGCGATCAAGGATCAACTGAGGGAAGGCTTTGCCAAAAGTGCCTGCGATTATGATCCTTCCAATTGTGAATTTGATGAGATTCTCCCTCATCTTCTAAACAT CTATGCATCCCATGCCACACCTCAAGATTTTGATATCTATGCTCCTGATGCAACCTTTGAAGACCCACTGATGCGAGCTCAAGG GATAAAGCAGATTAAGTCAGCTTTCTACTCAATTCCCAAG GTTTTCAGTGAGTCAAGAATCACAGAATATAGCATCAAAGAGAATGTAATTTCACCTAGAAAGAAGGAG ATACTCATGGACAACAAGCAGTATTACAAATTTCTGGGGAAAGATATACATATGATATCCCTTATCAAATTGCAGATAGAGAACGGGAAGATCGTTCGACATGAAGATTG tTTCGCGTCTCATTCAACAACTATTAGTTCTACCACTGCCGGTGATTATCCCCGGTTACTCGGGACATTTTCATGTGAAATGTGGATCGCAGGTGGGATCAGAAGCCCCTATGGAACAGTGAGACGGTTCGGCTGCCGCTGGTCGGGCGGCTCGCAGAAATGA